Proteins encoded by one window of Salmo trutta chromosome 17, fSalTru1.1, whole genome shotgun sequence:
- the LOC115151832 gene encoding hepatitis A virus cellular receptor 1, translating into MILHLLVLGLFLLPCLSSHVISVSGVIACQKMTNQTQCLEACLRYATCDHPVFWKENYTCFFLKCPNGTNCNDISVDDLIRLQDKNISGLKCDAGPTTESSSSSSITSSEIYLNPTAPELTASNNANQITNTSALNETDSSLHFREDDGQAPISTAFMTMTAAPMPAAKNDTFILSKTVSNASRGTTIPDIPHKSTVQTSETTTSVKQEPRTTTTPSALTSPPANPQMSTTALSTTNTTTITTVVPITAMLLTIATTTHPTTTTTHPTTTTTIPPTTTTTTTIPPTTTTTATIPPTTFPNITTPTTIDSSTVEKNPSPTSPEVPSSQATSRNAIVPSTFTVEVSTKRLDGGTNRAIIDVVAGGPLTRQLVDTSTLLAVLLFGLIFFLVTVVLFLTQAYESYRTKDYTQVDYLINGMYSDSGV; encoded by the exons ATGATCCTGCATcttctggtcctggggctcttttTGCTGCCTTGTCTGTCATCCCATGTTATCAGCGTGTCTGGCGTTATAGCCTGCCAGAAAATGACAAATCAAACCCAATGCTTGGAAGCAT GCTTACGGTATGCGACCTGTGATCATCCTGTCTTTTGGAAAGAGAACTACACCTGCTTTTTCTTGAAGTGTCCCAATGGCACCAACTGCAATGATATCTCCGTCGATGACCTGATAAGGTTACAAG ATAAAAACATCAGTGGTCTTAAGTGTGACGCTGGACCTACCACTGAGTCTTCAAGTTCCAGTTCCATAACTTCATCAGAAATCTATCTCAACCCCACTGCTCCTGAATTGACAGCCAGCAATAATGCCAATCAAATTACAAACACCTCTGCCCTCAATGAAACTGACTCTTCCTTGCATTTTCGTGAGGATGATGGGCAGGCCCCCATCTCCACTGCATTTATGACCATGACTGCAGCACCCATGCCAGCCGCTAAGAATGACACCTTCATTCTCAGTAAAACTGTTAGCAATGCATCCAGAGGAACTACAATACCTGACATACCCCATAAGTCAACCGTTCAAACCTCAGAGACAACCACTTCAGTAAAGCAGGAACCTAGAACTACAACGACGCCCTCAGCCCTGACCTCTCCACCAGCCAATCCACAGATGtcgacaacagcattatcaacaacaaataccactactatcaccactgtAGTACCAATAACAGCAATGCTGTTAACTATCGCCACCACAACACACCCAACTACCACCACAACACACCCAACTACCACCACaacaataccaccaacaacaactacCACCACaacaataccaccaacaacaactacCACCGCAACAATACCACCAACAACTTTTCCAAACATAACCACCCCTACCACCATAGACTCATCTACAGTTGAGAAGAATCCATCACCAACCAGTCCGGAGGTCCCCAGCTCTCAAGCTACCTCCAGAAACGCCATAGTCCCTTCGACCTTCACTGTTGAGGTCAGCACAAAAAGGCTTGACGGAGGTACCAACAGAGCCATTATAGACGTTGTTGCCGGGGGGCCTCTGACACGCCAGTTGGTGGACACAAGTACCCTATTGGCTGTCCTGTTGTTTGGCCTCATCTTCTTCCTGGTTACGGTTGTCCTCTTCCTCACACAGGCCTATGAGAGCTACAGGACGAAAGACTACACCCAGGTGGACTATCTCATCAATGGAATGTATTCTGATTCAGGGGTTTGA